TCTTGAGAACAAGATGATGCTTAGAAATCTACTTGTAAGCTCTATGAATGTTGAAAAGGTCATCTTTGTTCAGAGTTCAGAGGACACTCAAACAATGTTTCCTCCTAATATCTCCAATATGTTTATGGGCAAAAAAATAATTGGGGTAATCACCAAAATTGATAAGGGTCAAAATATTAAGATGTGTGAAGAGTGGTTAAAAATAGCTGGAGCTACTCAAATATTTCATATTGGTTTTAATGATGAAAATGAGTTGAATAGATTAAAAGCTGAATTAGATAAATAATTAGCTAAAAAGAGCAAGTACCAACCTGCTCTTTTTATTATTGTCTTGAATTAAT
This portion of the Fusobacterium sp. SYSU M8D902 genome encodes:
- the eutP gene encoding EutP/PduV family microcompartment system protein, with product MKIMLVGKTGSGKTTLIQRLKGSEVKYSKTQMISYDDRYIDTPGEYLENKMMLRNLLVSSMNVEKVIFVQSSEDTQTMFPPNISNMFMGKKIIGVITKIDKGQNIKMCEEWLKIAGATQIFHIGFNDENELNRLKAELDK